One window of the Diospyros lotus cultivar Yz01 chromosome 12, ASM1463336v1, whole genome shotgun sequence genome contains the following:
- the LOC127787411 gene encoding endoribonuclease YBEY, chloroplastic isoform X1, with translation MLPRLSPLLRATLPADAMAARVLSRAVCTSSLLDAYGSRSYSTPCPVSVRSQVSFSRSYSSVFGWRFRTFRCRNEVVSGEYPKVFASQRAYRKVQRRRRRPAKSKEKELELNVKICIEEQLPDDPEILNIAEMLRLNVPMAMKLAFDGIKDSVYKTRDPAVNDVGCFEAVELSVLLCNDDFICKLNKEWRDEDHATDVLSMSQHIPELKLPILMLGDIVISVETAARQAEERGHTLLDEIRILLVHGLLHLLGFDHEISDEAETEMEKEEEFLLKSLGWKGKGLIQSAYDAETNEGLLMDKPDGNFFVSFLRKKTGSLRFYKPKFSYIFCDMDGTLLNSKSQITLTTAKALREALSRGVKVVIATGKARPAVISILQMVDLAGKDGIVSEFSPGVFLQGLLVYGRHGREILRRNLDPSVCREAFLYSLEHKVPLIAFSGDHCLTLFEHPLVESLHTIYHEPKAEIMPSIEYLLAGFDIQKLVFLDTAEGVAATLRPYWSEATGDHASVVQAVPDMLEIVPSGTSKGIGVRMLLDHLGVTANEIMAIGDGENDVEMLELASLGVALSNGSDKAKAVANVIGASNDEDGAADAIYRYAF, from the exons ATGCTCCCTCGCCTCTCGCCTCTCCTCCGCGCCACCCTCCCCGCCGACGCCATGGCGGCGCGTGTCCTTTCACGCGCCGTCTGTACCTCCTCCCTCCTCGACGCCTACGGATCTCGTTCGTATTCGACTCCCTGTCCCGTTTCAGTTCGTTCCCAGGTCTCGTTCTCCCGCTCGTACTCTTCGGTATTCGGTTGGAGGTTCCGTACTTTTCGTTGCAGAAATGAGGTAGTTTCGGGAGAGTACCCGAAGGTTTTCGCGTCGCAGAGAGCATATAGGAAGGtgcagcggcggcggcggcggccggCGAAGAGCAAGGAGAAGGAGTTGGAACTCAATGTCAAGATTTGCATTGAGGAGCAGTTGCCCGACGATCCTGAGATTCTG AATATTGCTGAAATGCTCCGTCTAAATGTTCCAATGGCAATGAAGTTAGCATTTGATGGTATAAAAGATTCAGTGTACAAAACAAGAGATCCTGCTGTAAATGACGTTGGTTGTTTTGAAGCTGTTGAGTTATCAGTACTTCTTTGCAATGATGATTTCATTTGCAAACTGAATAAGGAGTGGAGGGATGAGGACCATGCTACAGATGTTCTTTCCATGTCTCAACATATCCCAGAACTTAAGCTTCCAATT CTCATGTTAGGTGACATTGTTATTTCTGTTGAGACAGCTGCAAGACAAGCAGAGGAAAGAGGGCACACTCTCCTTGATGAGATACGCATTCTCTTG GTACATGGTTTGTTACATCTCCTGGGATTTGATCATGAGATCAGTGATGAGGCTGAAACAGAAATGGAGAAGGAGGAGGAATTTCTTTTAAAGAGCCTTGGCTGGAAGGGGAAAGGATTAATTCAGAGTGCTTATGATGCTGAAACCAATGAAGGTCTTCTTATGGACAAACCAGATGGTAATTTCTTTGTATCATTTCTAAG GAAGAAAACAGGAAGTTTGCGATTTTACAAACCAAAGTTTAGCTATATTTTCTGTGATATGGATG GCACACTACTGAACAGCAAAAGCCAAATTACTTTAACAACTGCAAAAGCTTTGAGAGAGGCCTTGTCAAGGGGTGTCAAAGTTGTGATAGCCACTGGTAAG GCTCGTCCAGCTGTTATAAGTATCCTTCAGATGGTAGATTTAGCTGGAAAGGATGGCATTGTTTCAGAATTTTCCCCCGGAGTCTTCTTACAG GGATTGCTTGTTTATGGTAGACATGGCCGTGAAATCCTGAGAAGGAATCTAGATCCTAGTGTCTGCAGGGAG GCATTTCTCTACTCCTTGGAGCATAAAGTCCCACTTATTGCGTTCAGCGGGGATCATTGCTTAACACTATTTGAACACCCTCTCGTGGAGTCACTTCATACCATATATCACGAGCCAAAG GCGGAGATCATGCCTTCAATTGAGTACCTCTTAGCTGGTTTTGACATACAG AAGCTGGTCTTCTTGGACACTGCCGAGGGAGTGGCTGCTACTCTTCGGCCTTACTGGTCAGAAGCAACAGGAGATCATGCTTCTGTGGTGCAAGCTGTGCCTGATATGCTTGAAATTGTCCCCTCTGGAACATCAAAAGGGATTGGAGTAAGAATGCTACTTGATCATTTGGGTGTAACTGCGAACGAG ATAATGGCCATCGGCGACGGTGAAAATGACGTGGAAATGCTGGAGTTGGCATCTCTGGGCGTGGCTCTGAGCAACGGATCGGACAAGGCCAAAGCGGTGGCGAACGTGATCGGTGCCAGCAACGACGAAGATGGAGCAGCCGATGCCATCTATCGTTACGCATTCTGA
- the LOC127787411 gene encoding endoribonuclease YBEY, chloroplastic isoform X2 produces MLPRLSPLLRATLPADAMAARVLSRAVCTSSLLDAYGSRSYSTPCPVSVRSQVSFSRSYSSVFGWRFRTFRCRNEVVSGEYPKVFASQRAYRKVQRRRRRPAKSKEKELELNVKICIEEQLPDDPEILNIAEMLRLNVPMAMKLAFDGIKDSVYKTRDPAVNDVGCFEAVELSVLLCNDDFICKLNKEWRDEDHATDVLSMSQHIPELKLPILMLGDIVISVETAARQAEERGHTLLDEIRILLVHGLLHLLGFDHEISDEAETEMEKEEEFLLKSLGWKGKGLIQSAYDAETNEGLLMDKPDDRKKTGSLRFYKPKFSYIFCDMDGTLLNSKSQITLTTAKALREALSRGVKVVIATGKARPAVISILQMVDLAGKDGIVSEFSPGVFLQGLLVYGRHGREILRRNLDPSVCREAFLYSLEHKVPLIAFSGDHCLTLFEHPLVESLHTIYHEPKAEIMPSIEYLLAGFDIQKLVFLDTAEGVAATLRPYWSEATGDHASVVQAVPDMLEIVPSGTSKGIGVRMLLDHLGVTANEIMAIGDGENDVEMLELASLGVALSNGSDKAKAVANVIGASNDEDGAADAIYRYAF; encoded by the exons ATGCTCCCTCGCCTCTCGCCTCTCCTCCGCGCCACCCTCCCCGCCGACGCCATGGCGGCGCGTGTCCTTTCACGCGCCGTCTGTACCTCCTCCCTCCTCGACGCCTACGGATCTCGTTCGTATTCGACTCCCTGTCCCGTTTCAGTTCGTTCCCAGGTCTCGTTCTCCCGCTCGTACTCTTCGGTATTCGGTTGGAGGTTCCGTACTTTTCGTTGCAGAAATGAGGTAGTTTCGGGAGAGTACCCGAAGGTTTTCGCGTCGCAGAGAGCATATAGGAAGGtgcagcggcggcggcggcggccggCGAAGAGCAAGGAGAAGGAGTTGGAACTCAATGTCAAGATTTGCATTGAGGAGCAGTTGCCCGACGATCCTGAGATTCTG AATATTGCTGAAATGCTCCGTCTAAATGTTCCAATGGCAATGAAGTTAGCATTTGATGGTATAAAAGATTCAGTGTACAAAACAAGAGATCCTGCTGTAAATGACGTTGGTTGTTTTGAAGCTGTTGAGTTATCAGTACTTCTTTGCAATGATGATTTCATTTGCAAACTGAATAAGGAGTGGAGGGATGAGGACCATGCTACAGATGTTCTTTCCATGTCTCAACATATCCCAGAACTTAAGCTTCCAATT CTCATGTTAGGTGACATTGTTATTTCTGTTGAGACAGCTGCAAGACAAGCAGAGGAAAGAGGGCACACTCTCCTTGATGAGATACGCATTCTCTTG GTACATGGTTTGTTACATCTCCTGGGATTTGATCATGAGATCAGTGATGAGGCTGAAACAGAAATGGAGAAGGAGGAGGAATTTCTTTTAAAGAGCCTTGGCTGGAAGGGGAAAGGATTAATTCAGAGTGCTTATGATGCTGAAACCAATGAAGGTCTTCTTATGGACAAACCAGATG ACAGGAAGAAAACAGGAAGTTTGCGATTTTACAAACCAAAGTTTAGCTATATTTTCTGTGATATGGATG GCACACTACTGAACAGCAAAAGCCAAATTACTTTAACAACTGCAAAAGCTTTGAGAGAGGCCTTGTCAAGGGGTGTCAAAGTTGTGATAGCCACTGGTAAG GCTCGTCCAGCTGTTATAAGTATCCTTCAGATGGTAGATTTAGCTGGAAAGGATGGCATTGTTTCAGAATTTTCCCCCGGAGTCTTCTTACAG GGATTGCTTGTTTATGGTAGACATGGCCGTGAAATCCTGAGAAGGAATCTAGATCCTAGTGTCTGCAGGGAG GCATTTCTCTACTCCTTGGAGCATAAAGTCCCACTTATTGCGTTCAGCGGGGATCATTGCTTAACACTATTTGAACACCCTCTCGTGGAGTCACTTCATACCATATATCACGAGCCAAAG GCGGAGATCATGCCTTCAATTGAGTACCTCTTAGCTGGTTTTGACATACAG AAGCTGGTCTTCTTGGACACTGCCGAGGGAGTGGCTGCTACTCTTCGGCCTTACTGGTCAGAAGCAACAGGAGATCATGCTTCTGTGGTGCAAGCTGTGCCTGATATGCTTGAAATTGTCCCCTCTGGAACATCAAAAGGGATTGGAGTAAGAATGCTACTTGATCATTTGGGTGTAACTGCGAACGAG ATAATGGCCATCGGCGACGGTGAAAATGACGTGGAAATGCTGGAGTTGGCATCTCTGGGCGTGGCTCTGAGCAACGGATCGGACAAGGCCAAAGCGGTGGCGAACGTGATCGGTGCCAGCAACGACGAAGATGGAGCAGCCGATGCCATCTATCGTTACGCATTCTGA
- the LOC127786651 gene encoding early nodulin-93-like isoform X1, with translation MGIPSTMRDLLANRRSSLLIASPHEEQQRVLNARKCTEEGVRAGAKAASITCVATAVPTLVAVRVVPWAKANLNYTGQALIISAATIAAYFITVDKTILECARRNAQYEKLAQYVKSD, from the exons ATGGGAATTCCATCGACGATGAGGGATCTGTTGGCGAACCGAAGGAGTTCTCTGTTGATCGCCTCTCCACACGAAGAACAACAGAGGGTTCTGAACGCTCGCAAATGCACTGAAG AGGGAGTTCGTGCTGGAGCGAAGGCAGCTTCTATCACGTGCGTGGCCACTGCGGTCCCTACT TTGGTTGCTGTTCGTGTGGTTCCTTGGGCAAAGGCAAACCTTAACTACACAGGTCAAGCTCTCATCATATCAGCTG CAACTATTGCTGCATATTTCATTACTGTGGACAAAACCATCTTGGAATGTGCAAGAAGGAATGCACAATACGAGAAATTGGCGCAATATGTGAAATCAGACTGA
- the LOC127786651 gene encoding early nodulin-93-like isoform X2, translating into MGIPSTMRDLLANRRSSLLIASPHEEQQRVLNARKCTEEGVRAGAKAASITCVATAVPTLVAVRVVPWAKANLNYTATIAAYFITVDKTILECARRNAQYEKLAQYVKSD; encoded by the exons ATGGGAATTCCATCGACGATGAGGGATCTGTTGGCGAACCGAAGGAGTTCTCTGTTGATCGCCTCTCCACACGAAGAACAACAGAGGGTTCTGAACGCTCGCAAATGCACTGAAG AGGGAGTTCGTGCTGGAGCGAAGGCAGCTTCTATCACGTGCGTGGCCACTGCGGTCCCTACT TTGGTTGCTGTTCGTGTGGTTCCTTGGGCAAAGGCAAACCTTAACTACACAG CAACTATTGCTGCATATTTCATTACTGTGGACAAAACCATCTTGGAATGTGCAAGAAGGAATGCACAATACGAGAAATTGGCGCAATATGTGAAATCAGACTGA
- the LOC127786650 gene encoding profilin-1: MSWQTYVDEHLMCDIEGNHLAAAAIIGQDGSVWAQSATFPQFKPEEITAIMNDFSEPGSLAPTGLYLGGTKYMVIQGEPGAVIRGKKGPGGATVKKTNQALIIGIYDEPMTPGQCNMIVERLGDYLIDQGL, translated from the exons ATGTCGTGGCAAACATATGTGGATGAGCACTTGATGTGCGATATTGAAGGCAACCacctcgccgccgccgccatcaTCGGCCAAGACGGCAGCGTTTGGGCCCAAAGCGCCACTTTCCCTCAG TTTAAGCCTGAAGAAATAACTGCTATTATGAATGACTTTTCTGAACCCGGGTCACTTGCACCAACCGGCTTATACCTTGGTGGGACAAAGTATATGGTGATCCAAGGTGAGCCAGGCGCTGTTATAAGAGGAAAAAAG GGCCCTGGTGGTGCTACTGTCAAGAAGACCAATCAGGCTCTGATAATTGGAATATACGACGAACCAATGACCCCTGGCCAGTGCAACATGATTGTGGAAAGGCTGGGCGATTATCTGATTGACCAGGGTCTGTAG